One segment of Sesamum indicum cultivar Zhongzhi No. 13 linkage group LG4, S_indicum_v1.0, whole genome shotgun sequence DNA contains the following:
- the LOC105161326 gene encoding ABC transporter G family member 24: MRRKLGSSTITFTSYTCIVIFLFLQSSSLRLVLCQLDEFSPPQLQSPAALDFLTQVAYSRLENLTSDLLSSKLVQDYSYCIENPEAEWNTAFNYSSDVSFLTACLSKTGDVTRRLCTAAEVEVYFDSLNNGGLKPNRNCNSSYWVPGCEPGWACSADTEEPVDLKNSQEIPARGSDCQSCCEGFFCPYGITCMIPCPLGSYCPLATLNKDTARCEPYSYQLPPAQPNHTCGGANIWADAHTSTEIFCSAGSYCPTSTERIACSSGNYCPMGSTDQRRCFKLTTCDSRAASQNIHAYGVMLIAALSTLLLIIYNCSDQILTTRERRYAKSREAAARTVREKTQARARWKTAKEAAKKHAIELHSQFSGKFSKRNVTHSEQDKILNHAENGTTDDLYPSMSTVSQLSTSASESKSTEPSHYVDMKHGKEDESSSFEVFDSGNKNMKKKTSKDKEIHTHSQIFKYAYSQLEKEKAQQQQNKSLTFSGVISMATNKETRKRPLIEIAFRDLTVTLKGKHKNLLRCVTGRIRPGRITAIMGPSGAGKTTFLSALAGKAVGCTVNGLILINGKTVSIHSYRKIIGFVPQDDIVHGNLTVEENLWFSARCRLSADLPKPDKFLIVERVIEYLGLQTIRGSLVGTVEKRGISGGQRKRVNVGLELVMEPSLLFLDEPTSGLDSSSSQLLLRALRREALEGVNICMVVHQPSYTLLQMFDDLILLAKGGLTVYHGPVKRVEEYFAGLGIIVPERVNPPDYFIDILEGMVKTSSSSGVSYTELPVRWMLHNGYPIPPDMRANTSATATPTLNIDHGYDFPGSVTEEQSFAGEVWQDVKANVERKRDMIRHNFLKSADLSYRRTPNIFLQYKYFLGRVGKQRMREAKTQAVDYLILLIAGACLGSLTKANEASFGFAAYTYTIIAVSLLCKIAALRSFSQDKLQYWRESASGISSLAHFVSKDTVDLFNTLIKPMVYLSMFYFFSNPRSSFAYNYIVLLCLVYCVTGIAYALAIFLDPGPSQLCSVLLPVVLTLISTQLNASKIVKDLASFCYPKWALEAFVIANSERYYGVWLLTRCGVLQKYGYNVHNWALRLTFLILAGVVFRAIAFIGMITFQKK; this comes from the exons ATGAGGAGGAAGCTGGGCTCATCCACTATCACATTTACTTCCTATACCTGCATTGttatattcttgttcttgcaATCCAGCTCCCTGCGGTTAGTGCTGTGCCAATTGGATGAGTTTAGTCCACCCCAGTTGCAAAGCCCGGCCGCTCTTGATTTCCTCACTCAAGTAGCTTACAGCAGGCTTGAAAATCTCACCTCCGATCTTCTCTCCAGTAAACTCGTCCAAGATTATAGCTATTGCATTGAGAATCC gGAAGCTGAATGGAATACAGCTTTCAATTATTCTTCGGATGTGAGTTTCTTGACTGCTTGCTTGTCCAAAACTGGAG ATGTTACTCGGCGGTTATGTACAGCAGCAGAAGTGGAAGTGTATTTTGATAGCTTGAACAATGGGGGGTTGAAGCCTAACAGGAACTGTAATTCCTCCTATTGGGTTCCAGGTTGTGAGCCAGGATGGGCGTGTAGCGCTGATACGGAAGAGCCAGTAGACCTAAAGAATTCTCAAGAGATACCGGCTAGAGGATCTGATTGCCAGTCCTGTTGTGAAGGTTTCTTCTGCCCGTACGGTATCACTTGCATGATAC CCTGTCCATTGGGTTCCTACTGCCCACTTGCTACCCTGAATAAGGATACAGCGAGATGTGAACC ATATAGTTACCAACTTCCACCTGCACAACCAAACCATACTTGTGGTGGTGCAAATATTTGGGCAGATGCCCACACAAGTACTGAGATATTCTGTTCTGCTGGTTCCTACTGTCCAACAAGTACGGAGAGAATAGCTTGTAGCAGCGG GAACTACTGTCCAATGGGTTCTACGGATCAGAGAC GATGTTTCAAGTTGACTACATGCGACTCCAGAGCAGCAAGTCAGAATATTCATGCGTATGGAGTTATGCTAATC GCTGCATTAAGCACTCTTCTGCTGATTATATACAACTGTTCTGATCAAATTCTTACTACACGAGAAAGGAGATATGCCAAATCCAGAGAAGCAGCTGCAAGAACTGTGAGGGAAAAGACGCAAGCACGTGCAAGGTGGAAAACTGCAAAAGAAGCTGCTAAAAAGCATGCCATTGAACTACACTCTCAATTTTCTGGCAAATTTTCTAAGAGGAACGTCACACATTCTGAACAAGATAAGATATTGAATCACGCAGAAAATGGAACAACAGATGATTTATACCCGTCTATGTCAACTGTCTCTCAGCTATCAACCTCTGCATCTGAAAGCAAGAGTACAGAACCCAGCCATTATGTGGACATGAAACACGGGAAGGAAGATGAAAGTAGTAGCTTTGAGGTTTTTGATTCtggaaacaaaaatatgaaaaagaaaacttcaaaagataaagaaattcaTACTCATAGTCAGATTTTTAAGTATGCATATTCACAACTCGAGAAAGAGAAAGCTCAGCAGCAACAAAATAAGAGCCTTACCTTCTCAGGAGTCATTTCAATGGCCACAAACAAAGAAACTAGGAAAAGGCCTCTGATTGAGATTGCTTTCAGAGACCTAACTGTCACTCTGAAAGGCAAACATAAAAATCTATTGAGGTGTGTCACTGGAAGGATAAGGCCTGGCCGCATTACGGCTATCATGGGCCCATCAGGAGCTGGGAAAACAACTTTTCTTTCAGCTCTGGCTGGAAAAGCAGTTGGATGCACGGTTAACGGcttgattttaattaacgGAAAGACAGTTTCGATTCACTCCTACAGAAAAATCATTGGTTTTGTGCCACAAGATGATATTGTGCATGGAAACTTGACTGTGGAGGAAAATCTATGGTTTAGTGCAAGGTGCAG ACTGTCTGCAGATTTACCAAAGCCAGACAAGTTTCTCATCGTTGAAAGGGTTATCGAGTACTTGGGATTGCAGACGATTCGGGGTTCCTTAGTTGGAACAGTGGAGAAGCGAGGTATCTCTGGAGGCCAGAGGAAACGAGTTAATGTTGGTCTTGAGTTAGTAATGGAACCATCTTTATTATTCTTGGACGAACCAACTTCTGGGCTAGACAGCTCATCTTCACAGCTACTTCTTAGAGCACTTAGGCGAGAAGCTCTTGAGGGGGTAAATATCTGTATGGTTGTCCATCAACCAAG CTATACATTGTTACAGATGTTTGATGATTTGATACTCCTAGCAAAAGGGGGCCTCACCGTCTATCATGGTCCGGTGAAAAGAGTTGAAGAATACTTTGCTGGTCTTGGCATCATTGTTCCAGAGCGTGTCAATCCTCCAGATTACTTTATTGACATTTTGGAGGGGATGGTTAAAACAAGCTCAAGCTCCGGCGTGAGTTACACGGAACTTCCTGTTAGATGGATGCTACATAACGGTTATCCTATTCCACCAGATATGAGAGCTAATACTTCTGCAACTGCTACGCCAACATTAAACATTGACCACGGTTACGACTTTCCCGGTTCCGTTACTGAGGAACAGTCCTTTGCTGGAGAAGTCTGGCAAGATGTTAAAGCTAATGTGGAGAGAAAACGTGATATGATAAGACACAACTTCCTGAAGTCAGCTGACTTGTCGTATCGAAGAACcccaaatattttcttacagTACAAGTACTTCCTTGGAAG GGTTGGTAAGCAGCGAATGCGAGAAGCGAAAACACAAGCAGTAGACTATCTCATCCTGTTAATTGCTGGGGCCTGCTTGGGATCACTTACTAAAGCAAATGAGGCATCCTTCGGTTTTGCTGCTTATACCTATACGATAATTGCTGTCT CTTTGCTGTGCAAGATTGCGGCTTTGAGGTCATTTTCCCAGGACAAGTTACAATACTGGAGAGAAAGTGCTTCTGGCATTAGCAGCCTGGCTCATTTTGTGTCCAAGGACACAGTTGACCTATTCAATACACTGATAAAGCCCATGGTCTATCTCTCGATGTTTTATTTCTTCAGCAATCCAAGATCGTCCTTTGCGTATAACTATATTGTCTTGCTCTGCCTCGTTTACTGTGTAACTGGTATAGCTTATGCATTGGCCATTTTCCTCGACCCCGGCCCTTCCCAGCTG TGTTCGGTACTACTTCCGGTGGTTTTGACCCTCATTTCGACTCAGTTGAATGCAAGCAAAATTGTGAAAGATTTAGCGAGCTTTTGTTATCCGAAGTGGGCACTAGAAGCATTTGTGATTGCAAATTCTGAACG GTACTATGGTGTGTGGCTCCTAACACGTTGTGGCGTGCTCCAAAAATACGGCTATAACGTCCATAATTGGGCTCTTCGTCTAACTTTCCTCATTCTTGCTGGTGTAGTTTTCCGCGCCATAGCTTTCATCGGTATGATAACTTTCCAAAAGAAATGA